Sequence from the candidate division WOR-3 bacterium genome:
GAAAGGATGCACATCGAGCAGTCGTTGGTCGGGAACGTCTTGTCGAGCATCGCCATCACGCCGCCGATGGCCGACGCACGCTCCACCAGGTAGACCTTGTAGCCGGAATCCGCAAGATCAAGAGAAGCCTGGACTCCACCAATCCCGCCACCGACAACCAAGACAGCACCAACCTTGCCGGTCGAGGGCTCAGGCATAGCAGGGCTCCGGAGTCAAGCCAAAAGCCAAAGGCCAAAAGCCAACACGCAAAGCCGCCGACAGAACGCTTGCATAGCCACACGCATCCGCATTCCCGCGCCCGGACGTGGGAGTCAAGTCAGAAGCCAAAGGCCAAAAGCCAACACGCAAGAACATCATCTGCGCCCTTTGGCGGTAACGACCGACTTGGCAAGGATTCGGACTAGAGCGTCAACCTCGCCGGAGAGCACATCGGCCGCCCCAACTGGCAGCAGGTTCGCCCGGGCAACCAGCGCCAGCCAGTACTGCGACTCTTTGGCTTCCTTGAGCGCCACTTGCAGTTTGTGGATGAAGTCAGCGCGGCTCTCAGCCCCACGGGCTTCCATGTAGTTGGCCCCGGCGGAGGCGCTCGAACGCATCAGCTGTCCGGCAACGTACCGTCCGGGAGTTGTCCTTGCCAGCCGGCCACCAAGCTTGAGGCAGGCAGCAGCGAAGTCAAGAAGCCTCTCACGCAGGTCAATCGGTTGTCCGCAGTCTTGGCTTTTGGCTCTTGACTGTTGGCTTTTGACTTCGTCAGTCACGAGACAGGTCCACTCTTTCAAGTGCCGCCAACGATATCGGGTAGGTGTACCCGTCCTCGACGGCACACCGCTTGATGGCGTCCATTATCCTGCTGATCTGCACGCCCTGCGGGCAGCGGGAAAGACAACGATAGTGGGTTGCGCAGATGTCCTTGAATTCGTCGGCCAGCGCTTCGTCCCTCA
This genomic interval carries:
- a CDS encoding four helix bundle protein, yielding MPSRTGTPTRYRWRHLKEWTCLVTDEVKSQQSRAKSQDCGQPIDLRERLLDFAAACLKLGGRLARTTPGRYVAGQLMRSSASAGANYMEARGAESRADFIHKLQVALKEAKESQYWLALVARANLLPVGAADVLSGEVDALVRILAKSVVTAKGRR